A genomic segment from Bubalus bubalis isolate 160015118507 breed Murrah chromosome 5, NDDB_SH_1, whole genome shotgun sequence encodes:
- the SYTL2 gene encoding synaptotagmin-like protein 2 isoform X6 — MIDLSFLTEEEQEAIMKVLQRDAALKRAEEERVRHLPEKVKDDQQLKNMSGQWFYEAKAKRHRDRIHGADIIRASMRKKRPQAADEQSKDRANRAKESWVNNVHKDAFLPPELTGVVEEPEEDVAPASPSSSVVNPASTMIDASQENTRKSAISPAKPRKNPFNSSMLPEDHLSQHTKNEQSKNGKTGFFQTSKEGELSESKEESSILDISSQKLEKPKQTLPGPENGSPIKAPVPKPRKVIYKSQDLKQDDNQPFPRQRTDSLTTRGAPRGILKRNSSSSSTDSETVRFHQNFEPKSKIVSLGLTIHERISEKEHSLEDDSPSNSLEPLKHVRFSAVEDQLPQSPGLVHGREVGEFSVLESDRLKNGTEDAGLTDELWNDPQPSHYTNGLPFQSSASSPSPSKNETSQPTTSGSFPINEHRSSKEFLTTRAKSTENSHTINEHKTSSSELSKNPAEEHFCVADELSCTEPESSQVPDCSSRDHQQGKPPLLQALRAKTSSHSDPYATEIRKTTDDSISKVLDWFNRSCHSDDSVASLQYPQDIQPRKKPDSKPQIAVALVTEDTSQEGNGLIALLPTKVELTPVGPDSAFQVEERMLLSGNCQDNNVHIKPRSIHLSPQGKESPGMLQPFEIYSSNQESKTKDYSQGSKNIGKAVGVLLPANNSSYSVHKGSHAEDQVLCNIKDAGSLGEEEPKLRVYEKNTRKSEVNFDFSTIIQDSSLKADVKAESESKGRDTSILKSCLEPENIESPPGAASSVSPWKKLEVQVPEAGEVPQNQVQREKYKRVSDRISFWESTKAAIHKEPSPPFSQERPSAKACQPVTSVDSFPMSRGKCNTQVTAKQVILDNDGQAAHVSGFYSSKKPKETRPQISGPSKNDPSADQSGTVSLFQNKTTEPVKRLPVTDSLHSEKDITFPPLHHPSNVGIEMHTSLEKDRSLIGERNPNFKVMSLQERINEPNTEQVYNHSQFENLRRFWDLGANPNCQDNIEKNTTTTSQKNSVLFNSQKHKEFSDVTSSGNSTHEREMLLNQKEIPAREEIEKLNSKGTLQVLPDDTTFPWRPPRKSTHQLPRYESSKENMGKNTECFVTPVFKGENDDSDQEPEEIQESIVKTSVSSKDYKDMLNDSIQKLLFEASSPVLQPSGGNVQGKQVFEPDVSENRTWPQETDFAAPEEEAKRPKEISNEHIDKTVAPPKAYLNTLTASLDKLLKEASGSPPSPLQTKCEPTTTGISSESEESSVDENRIKQSQNTSADERQKMASFPEGTETWGNCALSQEAQSGSEEEPSPVLKILERSAARKMPSKSLEDISSDSSNQAKVDNLPEELVRSAEDE, encoded by the exons TTCCAGCGTGGTAAATCCAGCATCCACCATGATTGATGCATCCCAGGAAAACACAAGGAAGTCAGCTATATCTCCAGCCAAG CCAAGGAAGAATCCGTTTAATAGCTCCATGTTGCCAGAAGATCACTTATCTCAACACACCAAAAATGAGCAGTCAAAAAATGGAAAGACTGGTTTCTTTCAGACTTCAAAAGagg GGGAGTTGTCAGAGTCCAAAGAAGAGTCATCTATCCTGGATATTTCAAGCCAAAAGTTAGAGAAACCAAAGCAGACTCTTCCAGGTCCTGAGAATGGGTCCCCAATCAAGGCTCCAGTCCCCAAACCCAGGAAAGTGATCTACAAGTCCCAGGACTTAAAGCAAGATGACAACCAGCCTTTTCCTAGACAAAGGACAGACTCCCTGACCACAAGAGGGGCTCCCAGAGGGATCCTGAAACGCAATTCCAGTTCCAGTAGCACAGACTCAGAAACTGTGCGTTTTCATCAGAACTTTGAACCCAAAAGCAAAATTGTGTCCCTGGGCCTAACCATCCATGAGAGAATTTCTGAGAAGGAGCATTCTTTAGAAGACGACTCCCCCTCAAACTCGCTGGAGCCATTAAAGCATGTGAGATTCTCTGCTGTGGAGGATCAACTGCCACAGAGTCCAGGGCTGGTCCACGGCCGGGAAGTGGGAGAATTTAGTGTTTTAGAGTCCGATAGGTTGAAGAATGGAACAGAAGATGCAGGGCTCACAGATGAGCTTTGGAATGACCCTCAGCCTTCCCACTACACAAACGGCTTGCCTTTTCAGTCATCAGCCTCCAGCCCAAGTCcatcaaaaaatgaaacaagtcaGCCAACGACTTCTGGTTCCTTTCCAATTAATGAGCACCGTTCTTCCAAAGAATTTTTAACTACAAGAGCAAAGTCCACTGAGAATTCACACACCATCAATGAACACAAAACTAGCTCATCAGAATTGTCCAAAAACCCTGCTG aAGAGCATTTCTGTGTTGCAGATGAACTGTCTTGCACTGAGCCCGAGTCATCTCAGGTGCCAGACTGCAGTTCTAGAGACCATCAGCAAGGTAAGCCCCCTCTACTCCAGGCCCTAAGAGCTAAGACGTCCTCACATTCTGATCCATATGCCACTGAGATAAGGAAGACAACTGATGATTCCATATCTAAAGTCCTAGACTGGTTTAACCGAAGCTGTCATTCAGATGACAGTGTGGCATCTCTGCAATATCCCCAAGACATACAACCCAGAAAAAAACCAGACTCCAAGCCACAGATTGCTGTTGCCTTGGTGACAGAGGACACCAGTCAAGAAGGAAATGGTTTGATTGCTCTACTACCCACCAAAGTTGAATTGACACCTGTGGGACCTGATTCAGCATTCCAGGTAGAGGAACGTATGCTGCTGTCTGGAAATTGCCAGGATAACAATGTGCACATCAAACCCAGATCTATTCATTTGTCCCCACAAGGCAAGGAAAGTCCCGGCATGTTGCAACCATTTGAAATCTACAGTTCAAATCAAGAGAGTAAAACTAAAGACTATAGCCAAGGTTCAAAAAACATAGGGAAAGCAGTTGGGGTACTTCTTCCAGCCAATAACTCTTCCTACAGTGTTCACAAAGGATCTCATGCAGAAGACCAAGTTCTATGCAACATTAAGGATGCTGGCAGCTTAGGTGAAGAAGAACCCAAGCTTCGtgtttatgaaaaaaatacaagaaagtcAGAAGTAAATTTTGACTTTTCCACAATTATCCAAGATTCGAGTTTGAAAGCCGATGTAAAGGCAGAGAGTGAGAGCAAAGGAAGAGATACTTCCATCCTAAAATCTTGTTTAGAACCAGAGAATATTGAGTCACCACCTGGGGCTGCCAGCAGCGTATCTCCTTGGAAGAAGCTTGAGGTCCAGGTACCAGAAGCTGGTGAGGTTCCCCAGAACCAAGTACAAAGAGAGAAATACAAGAGAGTGAGTGACAGAATATCCTTTTGGGAAAGTACAAAAGCTGCCATTCATAAAGAACCCTCACCTCCATTCAGTCAGGAACGACCTTCTGCTAAAGCATGTCAGCCTGTGACGTCCGTGGACAGTTTTCCTATGAGCCGTGGTAAATGTAATACTCAAGTCACTGCCAAACAAGTAATCCTAGATAACGATGGCCAAGCAGCCCATGTCTCCGGTTTTTATTCCTCAAAGAAACCTAAAGAGACCAGGCCCCAAATATCAGGTCCATCCAAAAATGATCCTTCAGCTGACCAGTCAGGCACAGTGTCTCTCTTTCAGAATAAGACAACTGAGCCTGTAAAAAGATTACCAGTGACAGACAGTTTGCATTCTGAAAAGGACATTACTTTCCCACCATTGCATCATCCTTCAAATGTCGGGATTGAAATGCATACCTCTTTGGAGAAAGACAGATCTCTAATTGGTGAACGGAATCCCAACTTTAAAGTTATGTCCTTACAAGAAAGAATCAATGAACCCAATACAGAACAAGTCTATAATCACTCTCAATTTGAGAATTTGAGAAGGTTTTGGGACTTAGGTGCCAATCCAAACTGTCAAGATAATATTGAGAAGAATACTACCACAACAAGCCAAAAaaattctgtgctttttaatagtcAGAAACATAAAGAATTCAGTGACGTGACATCATCAGGAAACAGTACCCATGAGAGAGAGATGCTTCTAAACCAGAAAGAAATTCCGGCAAGAgaggaaatagagaaattaaattcaaaaggCACACTCCAGGTGTTgccagatgacaccacatttccATGGAGACCACCCAGAAAGTCCACTCATCAGTTGCCAAGGTATGAGTCATCAAAGGAAAACATGGGGAAAAATACTGAATGCTTTGTTACCCCAGTGTTCAAGGGAGAAAACGATGACTCTGACCAAGAGCCCGAAGAGATTCAAGAATCCATTGTGAAAACAAGTGTTTCATCTAAAGACTACAAAGACATGCTTAATGACAGCATACAGAAGCTGCTTTTCGAAGCCTCATCACCAGTCCTCCAGCCTTCTGGTGGAAACGTTCAGGGAAAACAAGTGTTTGAACCAGATGTTTCTGAAAATAGGACATGGCCTCAGGAGACAGATTTTGCTGCTCCTGAGGAAGAAGCCAAAAGGCCTAAAGAGATCAGTAATGAGCATATAGACAAAACAGTAGCTCCTCCAAAGGCCTATTTGAACACTTTGACTGCTAGTCTGGACAAACTCCTGAAGGAAGCAAGCGGAAGCCCACCCTCTCCCTTGCAAACCAAATGTGAACCCACCACCACTGGGATCAGCTCAGAGTCTGAAGAGAGTAGCGTTGATGAAAATAGGATAAAGCAGAGTCAGAACACGTCAGCCGATGAGAGACAGAAAATGGCTTCTTTTCCAGAGGGGACAGAAACTTGGGGAAATTGCGCTCTCTCCCAGGAAGCTCAAAGTG GTTCAGAAGAAGAACCCAGTCCTGTTTTGAAAATTTTGGAAAGGAGTGCTGCTAGGAAAATGCCTTCCAAAAGTCTGGAAGATATTTCATCAGATTCATCAA ATCAAGCCAAAGTAGATAATCTGCCAGAAGAATTAGTACGTAGTGCTGAAGATG AGTGA